One Gordonia mangrovi genomic region harbors:
- the atzF gene encoding allophanate hydrolase codes for MSRIDDIYRRIADADRPEVFITLRPREEVAAEFAASASSGLPLAGTVLAVKDNVDVAGLPTTAACPGYLYHPDVDAPSVAALRAAGAVVIGKTNLDQFATGLVGTRSPYGAVRDSRRPDRISGGSSSGSAVAVALGFADIAIGTDTAGSGRVPAGLQGIIGVKPTLGVVSTEGVVPACASYDTVTIFAETLDLADRAMAAMAMGAGPRPFGTATRLAAPEQPTIAVPAELPELDEGWRAAFADAVAAAEGAGLRIKPIDLTPFLAAARLLYEDALVAERAHAVGGFLGAADESAALDPTVAGIIGGAGRFSAVDLLSARSRLADLRRAAMAELGDADALMVPTAPAHPGLAEVAADPVGVNSRMGTYTNFCNLFDLCGVAVPAGTVAETDGTQAQFGITLLARAHEDAVVMDLARRFSANRAAPAWPESVAPSVELAVFGAHMRGGPLTHELSDRGARWVGEVTTAPSYRLVALDTVPPKPGLVRDGVHGRVIEGEVWSMSPNALGEFLAALPAPMMLGSVELSDGRWVVGFGCAADAAAEGEALVRARW; via the coding sequence ATGAGCCGCATCGACGACATCTACCGCCGGATCGCCGATGCCGACCGGCCCGAGGTGTTCATCACGCTGCGTCCGCGCGAGGAGGTCGCCGCGGAGTTCGCGGCATCGGCGAGTAGCGGCCTGCCGCTGGCGGGCACGGTGCTCGCGGTCAAGGACAACGTGGATGTGGCCGGCCTGCCGACCACCGCTGCGTGTCCCGGATACCTCTACCACCCGGACGTCGATGCGCCGTCGGTCGCCGCGCTGCGGGCGGCCGGTGCCGTGGTGATCGGCAAGACGAACCTCGACCAGTTCGCCACCGGTCTGGTCGGTACGCGCAGTCCCTATGGTGCCGTGCGGGATTCCCGCCGACCCGACCGTATCTCCGGCGGCTCGAGCTCCGGTTCGGCGGTGGCGGTGGCGCTGGGGTTCGCCGACATCGCCATCGGCACCGACACCGCCGGGTCGGGTCGGGTACCGGCCGGACTGCAGGGCATCATCGGCGTCAAGCCGACGCTCGGTGTGGTGTCGACCGAGGGTGTGGTGCCGGCCTGCGCCAGCTACGACACGGTGACGATCTTCGCCGAGACCCTCGACCTCGCCGACCGGGCGATGGCCGCGATGGCCATGGGTGCCGGTCCACGCCCGTTCGGAACCGCGACCCGCCTCGCCGCGCCCGAACAACCGACGATCGCGGTGCCCGCCGAACTCCCCGAACTCGACGAGGGGTGGCGAGCTGCCTTCGCCGACGCGGTCGCCGCCGCCGAGGGCGCCGGGTTGCGGATCAAACCCATCGATCTGACACCGTTTCTCGCTGCGGCCCGGTTGCTGTACGAGGACGCACTGGTCGCCGAGCGTGCCCACGCCGTCGGCGGATTCCTCGGTGCGGCCGATGAATCGGCCGCGCTCGATCCGACGGTCGCCGGCATCATCGGCGGCGCAGGACGATTCAGCGCGGTGGACCTGTTGTCGGCGCGGTCCCGGCTTGCCGATCTGCGACGTGCGGCGATGGCCGAACTCGGGGACGCGGATGCGCTGATGGTACCCACCGCCCCGGCCCACCCGGGTCTGGCCGAGGTGGCCGCCGACCCGGTGGGGGTGAACTCCCGGATGGGAACCTACACCAACTTCTGCAACCTGTTCGATCTGTGTGGGGTCGCCGTGCCTGCCGGAACCGTTGCCGAAACAGACGGAACGCAAGCACAGTTCGGCATCACTTTGTTGGCGCGCGCCCATGAGGACGCGGTCGTGATGGATCTTGCCCGCCGGTTCAGCGCGAACCGTGCGGCGCCGGCATGGCCGGAAAGTGTCGCGCCGAGTGTGGAACTGGCCGTGTTCGGGGCCCACATGCGCGGCGGCCCGCTCACGCACGAGCTGTCCGATCGTGGTGCGCGCTGGGTGGGGGAGGTGACCACCGCACCCAGTTACCGACTGGTGGCTTTGGATACCGTGCCGCCCAAGCCCGGCCTGGTGCGCGACGGCGTGCACGGTCGTGTCATCGAGGGTGAGGTGTGGTCGATGTCCCCGAACGCGTTGGGTGAGTTCCTGGCCGCGCTGCCGGCACCCATGATGCTCGGCAGTGTGGAACTGTCGGACGGCCGTTGGGTCGTCGGCTTCGGATGCGCGGCCGACGCCGCCGCCGAGGGGGAGGCGCTGGTCCGCGCACGCTGGTGA
- the mmsB gene encoding 3-hydroxyisobutyrate dehydrogenase, with product MTTIAFLGLGNMGGPMAANLVKAGHTVHGFDPVPEAVKTAQGNGIETFPTAVEAVAAAEVVITMLPSGAIVKSLYTEILPATQTGALLIDSSTISVDDARAIHEQAAEHGFAQLDAPVSGGVKGATAGTLAFMVGGEDEAFSAARPTLEPMAGKVIHCGAAGAGQAAKVCNNMVLAVQQIAVGEAFVLAEKLGLSDQALYDVITGATGNCWAVQTNCPVPGPVPTSPANNDYKPGFATALMNKDLGLALDAIGSTGSRAPLGTHAAQIYKSFAEQHGDLDFSAIIKTLH from the coding sequence ATGACGACGATTGCCTTCCTCGGCCTCGGCAACATGGGCGGCCCGATGGCTGCCAACCTGGTGAAGGCCGGCCACACCGTGCACGGATTCGATCCGGTGCCCGAGGCAGTGAAGACGGCGCAGGGCAACGGTATCGAGACGTTCCCGACGGCCGTGGAGGCCGTGGCCGCGGCCGAGGTGGTGATCACCATGCTGCCCAGCGGCGCCATCGTGAAGAGCCTCTACACCGAGATCCTGCCCGCGACCCAAACCGGTGCGCTGTTGATCGACAGCTCCACCATCTCCGTCGACGACGCCCGCGCCATCCACGAGCAAGCCGCTGAGCACGGGTTCGCCCAGCTCGACGCCCCGGTCTCGGGCGGGGTGAAGGGTGCCACCGCAGGCACGCTGGCCTTCATGGTCGGTGGCGAGGACGAGGCGTTCAGCGCGGCTCGACCCACGCTGGAACCGATGGCCGGCAAGGTGATCCACTGTGGTGCCGCCGGTGCCGGGCAGGCGGCGAAGGTCTGCAACAACATGGTGTTGGCCGTGCAGCAGATCGCTGTGGGCGAGGCGTTCGTACTCGCGGAGAAACTGGGCCTGTCCGATCAGGCGCTCTACGACGTCATCACCGGCGCCACCGGCAACTGCTGGGCCGTGCAGACCAACTGCCCGGTACCCGGACCGGTCCCGACCTCGCCGGCCAACAACGATTACAAGCCCGGATTCGCCACCGCGCTGATGAACAAGGACCTCGGTCTGGCGCTCGACGCGATTGGCAGCACCGGCTCCCGCGCCCCGCTCGGCACCCACGCCGCGCAGATCTACAAGTCGTTCGCCGAACAGCACGGCGACCTCGACTTCAGCGCCATCATCAAGACCCTGCACTAG
- a CDS encoding DUF3558 family protein — translation MTTRVDSWIWAIRLTKTRSAAGAACRGGHVRVNGVTAKPAQPVTIGDEVRVRLHGHERIVEVTKLIGKRVSASAAAECFIDRSPPPPPREIVASQPRRDRGAGRPTKRERRELDRLRMRDGFLLALVAIVAAVLTACSDDPADPASPDTPGAPAQAGAGPFFGECGGVTTEEVTRITKFAGLTNTVNNPSVCEWDTSGDRTGAVTSFNWYRGSPIGRERATEQLSRESTKDFEINGHQGFIASDIGICEIGIAFGADFFEWSVSAGTQALLGEEPPPTEQICDAATELSRLSIERSS, via the coding sequence ATGACCACCCGCGTCGACAGTTGGATCTGGGCGATCCGGCTCACCAAGACCCGATCAGCGGCGGGGGCGGCGTGTCGCGGTGGGCATGTCCGCGTCAACGGGGTCACCGCAAAACCGGCCCAGCCGGTCACCATCGGCGACGAAGTGCGCGTGCGCCTGCACGGGCACGAACGGATCGTCGAGGTGACGAAGTTGATCGGCAAGCGTGTGTCCGCGTCCGCCGCCGCCGAATGCTTCATCGACCGAAGTCCGCCACCCCCGCCGCGTGAGATCGTGGCCAGTCAGCCCCGCCGCGACCGCGGCGCCGGGCGACCCACCAAACGCGAGCGCCGCGAACTCGACCGGCTGCGAATGCGTGACGGATTCCTGCTGGCTCTTGTCGCCATCGTCGCGGCCGTCCTCACCGCCTGTTCCGACGACCCGGCAGATCCGGCATCGCCGGACACACCGGGGGCTCCCGCCCAGGCCGGTGCCGGCCCGTTCTTCGGTGAGTGCGGGGGTGTGACGACCGAGGAGGTCACGCGGATCACCAAGTTCGCGGGCCTCACCAACACGGTCAACAATCCGTCGGTCTGCGAATGGGACACCAGCGGTGACCGCACCGGCGCGGTCACCTCGTTCAACTGGTATCGCGGGTCGCCGATCGGCCGCGAACGCGCCACCGAACAACTGTCCCGCGAATCGACCAAGGATTTCGAGATCAACGGTCACCAGGGCTTCATCGCCTCCGATATCGGCATCTGCGAGATCGGGATCGCGTTCGGCGCCGACTTCTTCGAATGGTCGGTGAGCGCCGGGACACAGGCGTTGCTCGGCGAGGAACCGCCGCCGACCGAGCAGATCTGCGATGCGGCCACCGAACTGTCCCGCCTGTCGATCGAGCGGTCGTCATGA
- a CDS encoding amino acid permease, protein MTSTAITPPPTPPGPPGGDADDLSEFGYDQQLHRSLGKFASFAAGFSFVSILTTIFQLFGLGFGFGGPAFFWTWPIVYAGQFLVALCFAEIAARYPISGAIYQWSRRMGGEVIGWFGGWFMMIAQIVTASAAAIALQVVLPSIWSGFQVIGDDPTLTSTSGAANAVLLGSILLVIVTAINCVGISWMSRINNIGVTCELVGVVAVVLALFTHAQRGPDVVFDTGIPGQQPGYIWAFIVSGLMAAYVMVGFGSAGELAEETRNPRRVAPRTIRLALTVSAIGGGLMLLGALMAAPTLDEQLAIGGLPYVLDSVLGSFWGKVLLCDVAVAIFICTLAIQTACSRLMFSMARDGRLPFSKTLSHVNARTGTPIAPAILIGVLCVGILLVNVGNSAIFATLASVCIILIYLAYLAVTGPMLYRRFQGWPTDRAAVDAEGKKLFTMGWFGIVVNLLAVVYGTLMVINLAWPRAEVFDPAGDMPILRWAGPICIAITVLVGIACFPRGKEHPKPVTSPTADRAAAGR, encoded by the coding sequence ATGACCTCCACCGCCATCACGCCACCGCCCACGCCACCCGGACCCCCGGGAGGCGACGCCGACGACCTGTCGGAGTTCGGCTACGACCAGCAGTTGCATCGCTCGCTCGGTAAGTTCGCCTCCTTCGCCGCCGGCTTCTCGTTCGTGTCGATCCTGACGACGATCTTCCAGCTGTTCGGTCTCGGCTTCGGTTTCGGCGGCCCGGCATTCTTCTGGACCTGGCCGATCGTCTATGCGGGCCAGTTCCTCGTCGCGCTGTGCTTCGCCGAGATCGCGGCGCGGTACCCGATCTCCGGCGCCATCTATCAGTGGTCACGACGGATGGGCGGCGAAGTGATCGGCTGGTTCGGCGGCTGGTTCATGATGATCGCCCAGATCGTCACCGCGTCCGCTGCGGCCATCGCGCTACAGGTCGTGTTGCCGTCGATATGGAGTGGGTTCCAGGTCATCGGCGACGACCCCACACTGACCAGCACCAGCGGCGCCGCCAATGCCGTCCTGCTCGGGTCGATCCTGCTGGTCATCGTCACCGCCATCAACTGTGTCGGCATCTCCTGGATGAGCCGCATCAATAACATCGGGGTGACCTGTGAGCTGGTCGGTGTCGTCGCCGTGGTGCTCGCGCTGTTCACCCACGCCCAGCGCGGCCCAGACGTGGTCTTCGACACCGGCATCCCCGGCCAGCAGCCCGGCTACATCTGGGCCTTCATCGTCTCCGGCCTGATGGCCGCCTATGTGATGGTCGGATTCGGTTCGGCCGGCGAACTCGCCGAGGAGACCCGCAACCCACGCCGGGTCGCCCCGCGCACCATCCGGCTGGCCTTGACCGTGTCCGCGATCGGTGGTGGGCTGATGCTGCTCGGCGCACTGATGGCCGCTCCCACCCTCGACGAACAACTCGCCATCGGCGGTCTGCCCTACGTGCTGGACTCGGTGCTCGGCAGCTTCTGGGGCAAGGTCCTGCTGTGCGACGTCGCGGTGGCCATCTTCATCTGTACCCTGGCGATCCAGACCGCGTGCTCACGCCTGATGTTCTCGATGGCCCGCGACGGCCGGCTGCCGTTCTCCAAGACGCTGTCGCATGTCAACGCGCGCACCGGAACCCCGATCGCACCGGCGATCCTGATCGGTGTGCTGTGTGTCGGCATCCTGCTCGTCAACGTCGGCAACTCGGCGATCTTCGCCACGCTGGCCAGCGTCTGCATCATCCTGATCTACCTCGCCTACCTGGCGGTGACCGGACCGATGCTGTACCGCCGATTCCAGGGCTGGCCCACCGATCGGGCCGCCGTCGACGCCGAGGGCAAGAAGCTGTTCACGATGGGATGGTTCGGGATCGTCGTGAACCTGCTCGCCGTGGTCTACGGCACGCTGATGGTCATCAACCTGGCCTGGCCGCGCGCCGAGGTGTTCGACCCCGCCGGCGACATGCCGATCCTGCGCTGGGCCGGCCCGATCTGCATCGCCATCACCGTGCTCGTCGGCATCGCGTGCTTCCCTCGCGGCAAGGAACACCCCAAGCCCGTCACCTCGCCAACCGCCGACCGGGCAGCCGCGGGCCGCTAG
- a CDS encoding PIN domain-containing protein: protein MALSAITVAELHVGTLVAKDATSRAERLRRLLIIERSFDALPVDEAVAAASGKVAAAVFEAGRQPRPRSLDLLIAATAHAHRARLYTRNPSDFVGIDELVPVVPV from the coding sequence TTGGCGCTGAGCGCCATCACGGTGGCAGAACTGCACGTCGGTACGCTCGTTGCCAAGGACGCAACGTCGCGGGCCGAGCGACTGCGGCGGCTGCTGATCATCGAACGATCTTTCGATGCGCTGCCGGTCGACGAGGCGGTTGCGGCCGCATCCGGCAAAGTGGCTGCTGCCGTATTCGAGGCGGGTCGGCAACCTCGCCCACGCTCGCTGGATCTACTCATCGCGGCCACCGCGCATGCCCATCGCGCGCGCCTCTACACGCGCAATCCGTCGGACTTCGTCGGCATCGACGAGTTGGTTCCGGTCGTGCCCGTCTGA
- a CDS encoding TetR/AcrR family transcriptional regulator, producing MASRPSASPGTAGPGRPRLVKPRRHGDTAREEILDAAAELFTRHGYTGTSTRMIADAVGVRQASLYHYFKTKDDILAALLATTVDPSVEHARELLRADDAPLRRLLDLARYDITQLAAARWNLGALYLLPELADDRFGEFRAARQELAGAYETLAAATLGTASDTRALLPFRLVESVIMMRSDEQRGELGDHTVAGLVDTIVGAIEMLMEHTPSH from the coding sequence ATGGCGTCGCGGCCGTCAGCATCGCCGGGCACCGCCGGCCCGGGCCGTCCGCGTCTGGTCAAGCCACGGCGTCATGGCGACACCGCACGCGAGGAGATCCTCGACGCGGCCGCCGAACTGTTCACCCGACATGGCTACACCGGGACATCGACCCGAATGATCGCCGACGCCGTCGGGGTGCGGCAGGCATCGCTGTACCACTACTTCAAGACCAAGGACGACATCCTCGCGGCTTTGCTGGCGACCACCGTCGACCCGTCGGTGGAGCATGCCCGCGAACTGCTGCGGGCCGACGACGCGCCGCTCCGCCGGTTACTGGACCTCGCCCGCTACGACATCACCCAACTGGCCGCCGCCCGCTGGAACCTCGGCGCCCTGTATCTGCTGCCCGAGCTGGCCGATGACCGCTTCGGTGAGTTCCGCGCCGCCCGCCAGGAACTGGCCGGCGCCTATGAGACCCTCGCGGCCGCGACACTCGGCACGGCATCGGATACGCGTGCACTGCTGCCCTTCCGGCTGGTGGAGTCGGTGATCATGATGCGCTCCGACGAGCAGCGGGGTGAACTCGGCGATCACACCGTGGCCGGCCTGGTGGACACCATCGTCGGCGCTATCGAGATGCTCATGGAGCACACGCCCAGCCACTGA
- a CDS encoding urea amidolyase associated protein UAAP2, whose translation MTTELTTDPRELALVPGEIITDAVIGDRAPWTGVVAAGDVLTIVDLHGNQAVDTLFYGGQDHTIRYSAQATIAAQGNIFLTTGSVIRDQESRPMMTIVGDEVGNHDTLGGACSQESNTLRYGHHTKHQHACVENFLIGGAKHVLGKRDLVGNVNFFMNVPVDPDGSLGIVDGLSAPGKRLALRAEVDTLVLISNCPQINNPCNGFDPTAVRVIVTRPAV comes from the coding sequence ATGACCACCGAACTCACCACCGATCCCCGCGAACTGGCCCTGGTGCCCGGCGAGATCATCACCGACGCCGTCATCGGCGACCGCGCGCCGTGGACCGGCGTCGTTGCCGCCGGCGACGTGCTGACCATCGTCGACCTCCACGGCAACCAGGCCGTCGACACCCTGTTCTACGGCGGCCAGGACCACACCATCCGATACTCGGCGCAGGCCACCATCGCCGCCCAGGGCAACATCTTCCTGACCACCGGCAGCGTGATCCGCGACCAGGAATCCCGGCCGATGATGACCATCGTCGGTGACGAGGTCGGCAATCACGACACTCTCGGCGGCGCGTGCTCCCAGGAATCGAACACGCTGCGCTACGGCCACCACACCAAACACCAGCACGCGTGTGTGGAGAATTTCCTCATCGGCGGCGCGAAACACGTTCTCGGGAAACGAGATCTGGTCGGCAACGTCAACTTCTTCATGAATGTGCCGGTCGATCCCGACGGCTCTCTCGGCATCGTCGACGGGCTGTCCGCGCCGGGCAAGCGTCTCGCACTGCGCGCCGAGGTCGACACGCTGGTGCTGATCTCCAACTGCCCGCAGATCAACAACCCCTGCAACGGATTCGACCCGACGGCAGTCCGGGTCATCGTCACTCGCCCCGCGGTCTGA
- a CDS encoding MarR family transcriptional regulator — MAGRSMRFDPIAEARQNWADAGWGDVADGMVAVTSIMRAHQILLARVEGALRPYDLSFSRFELLRLLAFSRQGALPITKASDRLQVHVTSVTHAIRRLEEANLVRRVPHPTDGRTTLVEITDLGRSTVEDATATLNAEVFGAVGMTDDEMGSMVKAIQSLRHNAGDF, encoded by the coding sequence ATGGCAGGCCGCAGTATGCGTTTCGACCCGATCGCCGAGGCACGACAGAACTGGGCGGACGCCGGATGGGGGGATGTGGCCGACGGGATGGTCGCGGTGACCTCCATCATGAGGGCGCATCAGATACTGCTCGCCCGCGTCGAAGGTGCGCTGCGCCCGTACGATCTGAGTTTCTCGCGCTTCGAACTGCTTCGCCTGCTGGCCTTTTCACGACAGGGTGCGTTGCCGATCACCAAGGCGAGTGACCGGCTGCAGGTGCACGTCACCAGCGTGACGCACGCGATCCGTCGGCTGGAAGAGGCGAACCTCGTCCGGCGCGTCCCCCACCCCACCGATGGCCGGACGACGCTGGTGGAGATCACCGACCTCGGCCGCTCCACGGTCGAGGACGCCACCGCGACGCTCAATGCGGAGGTGTTCGGCGCGGTCGGGATGACCGACGACGAGATGGGCTCGATGGTGAAAGCCATTCAGTCGCTGCGCCACAACGCCGGCGACTTCTGA
- a CDS encoding urea amidolyase associated protein UAAP1, with protein MTTTTADGTATTAGAREHARSQAGTITDSMPVVPAANWPNPPAGVNAARLTWAETVPGGRYTSKVLARGTRLRLRDVTGSACAHLLLWRADAPWERLNVADTVKVPWQAYLSTGHPLLSDQGRALATVVADDSGHHDALCGTSTLAGNIAKYGDGLAHSDSPAGRELFTLAAAKHGLTPTDVAPSLSFFHGVVVESDGALTSKGTAGRDKTVDLILHLPCVVAVVNTAHPLDPSPKFDTGPLEVVAWQAPGDLDELLGTVADTDPEYQRAVANSEDVWAAAHF; from the coding sequence ATGACCACCACCACCGCCGACGGCACCGCGACCACTGCGGGAGCCCGCGAACACGCCCGGTCCCAGGCCGGCACCATCACCGACTCCATGCCGGTGGTACCGGCTGCCAACTGGCCGAACCCACCCGCCGGCGTCAACGCCGCCCGACTGACCTGGGCCGAAACAGTCCCCGGCGGCCGCTACACCAGCAAGGTGCTGGCCCGCGGCACCCGCCTGCGTCTGCGTGACGTCACCGGCTCGGCCTGCGCCCACCTCCTGCTCTGGCGGGCCGATGCGCCGTGGGAACGGCTCAACGTCGCCGACACCGTGAAGGTGCCCTGGCAGGCCTACCTGTCGACGGGACACCCGCTGCTGAGTGATCAGGGCCGGGCGCTGGCCACCGTCGTCGCCGACGACTCCGGTCACCACGACGCGCTGTGCGGAACCAGCACGCTGGCCGGAAACATCGCGAAATACGGTGACGGGCTGGCACACTCGGACAGCCCGGCCGGGCGCGAACTGTTCACCCTGGCCGCTGCCAAACACGGACTCACCCCGACCGATGTGGCGCCGTCGCTGTCGTTCTTCCACGGCGTCGTGGTCGAGTCCGACGGCGCGCTGACCTCGAAGGGAACCGCGGGGCGGGACAAGACGGTCGACCTGATCCTGCACTTGCCGTGCGTGGTGGCCGTCGTCAACACCGCCCACCCGCTCGATCCGTCGCCGAAGTTCGACACCGGACCGCTCGAGGTCGTGGCCTGGCAGGCCCCCGGCGACCTCGACGAGTTGCTCGGCACCGTCGCCGACACCGACCCCGAGTACCAGCGTGCCGTCGCGAACTCCGAAGATGTCTGGGCCGCAGCCCATTTCTGA
- a CDS encoding DUF3558 domain-containing protein — MRRRVIALLGAVLVVLGVATGCTVDGTPVAVGAADDQQSGNVDTDQFDNLLLECSVLSPNQIAEAVGGTIARGTFNGAICRWIVEGSITAGVTFNWFEWGDPNVEKDTAKELGYETENIKVASQAAFTQRDPNRPAICGVTARAPSRGVYTWWVEPRTSAVPADPCAAPIKLMELLLTGGQ; from the coding sequence ATGAGGCGGCGCGTGATCGCGCTGCTCGGCGCCGTCCTGGTGGTTCTGGGGGTGGCGACCGGTTGCACTGTCGACGGCACCCCGGTCGCGGTCGGCGCCGCCGACGACCAGCAGTCCGGCAACGTCGACACCGATCAGTTCGACAATCTGTTGCTGGAATGTTCGGTGCTGTCACCGAATCAGATCGCCGAGGCGGTCGGTGGGACCATCGCGCGCGGCACGTTCAACGGCGCGATCTGCCGGTGGATCGTCGAGGGATCGATCACCGCGGGCGTGACCTTCAACTGGTTCGAGTGGGGCGATCCGAACGTCGAGAAGGACACCGCCAAGGAACTCGGCTACGAGACCGAGAACATCAAGGTCGCCAGCCAGGCCGCGTTCACCCAACGCGATCCGAACCGACCCGCGATCTGTGGGGTCACCGCGCGCGCGCCGAGCCGCGGGGTCTACACCTGGTGGGTCGAACCACGTACATCCGCGGTACCGGCCGACCCGTGCGCGGCGCCGATCAAGTTGATGGAGTTGCTGCTCACCGGCGGTCAGTGA
- a CDS encoding 5-oxoprolinase/urea amidolyase family protein — MATITVLRAGPQTTIQDWPGRIGYWKVGVPPSGPMDDLSFRLVNKAVGNAGAAAGLEATMMGPALRFDVPAVIAVGGAPAPVTVSGRPVAQWVPVPVAAGDVLDVGAAADLGMRIYIAVSGGIEAEDYLGSRSTFTMGRFGGKDGRNLADGDELSLTDTQTGQPRRVLSDEQPAFTHAWELGVTVGPHSAPEFFTPEDIDDVFATAYEVHFNSDRTGIRLIGPKPRWARDDGGEAGLHPSNIHDNAYSVGALDFTGDTPILLGPDGPSLGGFVCPVTVVAAERWKLGQLKPGDTVRFVAVRSEQAASPSTIGPARRAGMVNVLSAGGDVDDGILGTTTTADGATTVTYRRSGDDNILVEYGDMRLDLALRARVHALSERIAAERPAGLIDLTPGIRSLQVKADPDVWSQQRMEQWLKECESQLPAAEDLVVPSREVSLPLSWDDPATREAIERYMLGVRSDAPWCPWNIEFIRRMNGLDSVDDVHRIVFDASYLVLGLGDVYLGAPVAVPLDPRHRLVTTKYNPARTWTPENAVGIGGAYLCVYGMEGPGGYQFVGRTTQVWNHRHPEPAPGFDPEHPWLLRFFDRISWYPVGADELLEMRADVAAGRGNSMRITEGSFSLADHQAFIDDNAAAISATRTAMETARDEERERWSQQGEFAARNAAQDIEQGKVA, encoded by the coding sequence ATGGCCACCATCACCGTTCTCCGCGCGGGGCCACAGACCACGATCCAGGACTGGCCCGGCCGGATCGGCTACTGGAAAGTCGGCGTCCCGCCGTCCGGTCCGATGGACGACCTCTCGTTCCGCCTGGTCAACAAGGCCGTCGGCAACGCCGGCGCCGCCGCCGGGCTGGAGGCGACGATGATGGGCCCGGCCCTGCGGTTCGACGTCCCTGCGGTGATCGCGGTGGGTGGTGCACCCGCACCGGTCACCGTGTCCGGACGTCCGGTGGCGCAGTGGGTGCCGGTGCCGGTCGCCGCGGGTGACGTCCTCGACGTCGGCGCGGCCGCCGACCTCGGCATGCGCATCTACATCGCGGTGTCCGGTGGTATCGAGGCCGAGGACTACCTGGGCAGTCGCTCGACCTTCACCATGGGACGCTTCGGCGGCAAAGACGGCCGCAACCTCGCCGACGGTGACGAGCTGTCGCTGACCGACACCCAGACCGGGCAGCCGCGCCGCGTGCTGTCCGACGAGCAGCCCGCCTTCACCCACGCATGGGAACTCGGCGTGACGGTCGGCCCGCACAGTGCACCGGAGTTCTTCACGCCCGAGGACATCGACGACGTCTTCGCGACCGCCTACGAGGTGCACTTCAACTCCGACCGCACCGGCATCCGTCTGATCGGACCCAAACCGCGGTGGGCGCGCGACGACGGTGGGGAGGCCGGACTGCATCCGTCCAACATCCACGACAACGCCTACTCGGTCGGTGCCTTGGACTTCACCGGCGACACCCCCATCCTGCTGGGACCCGACGGGCCCAGCCTCGGTGGATTCGTCTGCCCGGTCACCGTGGTCGCCGCGGAGCGATGGAAGCTGGGGCAGCTCAAGCCCGGCGACACCGTCCGGTTCGTCGCCGTGCGCAGTGAGCAGGCGGCATCGCCGTCCACCATCGGCCCGGCCCGCCGGGCCGGCATGGTGAATGTGCTCTCGGCCGGCGGCGATGTCGATGACGGGATCCTGGGCACCACGACGACCGCCGATGGCGCCACCACCGTCACGTACCGCCGCAGCGGTGACGACAACATCCTGGTCGAATACGGGGACATGCGGCTGGATCTCGCGTTGCGCGCCCGTGTGCACGCGCTGAGCGAACGCATCGCGGCAGAGCGCCCGGCCGGTCTGATCGATCTCACCCCCGGCATCCGGTCGTTGCAGGTCAAGGCCGACCCCGATGTGTGGTCGCAGCAGCGCATGGAGCAGTGGCTCAAGGAGTGCGAGAGTCAGTTGCCGGCCGCCGAGGACCTGGTGGTGCCGAGTCGGGAGGTGTCGCTGCCCCTGTCGTGGGACGACCCGGCCACCCGCGAGGCCATCGAACGGTACATGCTGGGTGTGCGCTCCGACGCACCGTGGTGCCCGTGGAACATCGAGTTCATCCGCCGGATGAACGGCCTGGACTCGGTCGATGACGTCCACCGGATCGTCTTCGACGCCAGCTACCTGGTGTTGGGCTTGGGTGACGTCTATCTCGGTGCACCGGTGGCGGTTCCGCTGGACCCGCGCCACCGGCTGGTCACCACCAAATACAATCCGGCCCGCACCTGGACCCCGGAGAACGCGGTCGGCATCGGCGGCGCCTACCTGTGCGTCTACGGCATGGAAGGGCCGGGCGGCTATCAGTTCGTCGGCCGCACCACCCAGGTGTGGAACCATCGGCACCCGGAGCCGGCCCCCGGCTTCGATCCCGAACATCCGTGGCTGCTGCGGTTCTTCGACCGCATCAGCTGGTACCCGGTCGGCGCCGACGAACTGCTCGAGATGCGTGCCGACGTGGCCGCCGGACGCGGCAACAGCATGCGGATCACCGAGGGCAGCTTCTCGCTGGCCGACCACCAGGCCTTCATCGACGACAATGCCGCAGCCATCTCGGCCACCCGAACGGCGATGGAGACCGCCCGCGACGAAGAGCGTGAACGCTGGTCGCAACAAGGAGAATTCGCGGCCCGCAACGCCGCTCAGGACATCGAACAGGGGAAGGTCGCATGA